A genome region from Fusarium musae strain F31 chromosome 5, whole genome shotgun sequence includes the following:
- a CDS encoding hypothetical protein (BUSCO:EOG092653LT), with translation MAGPGNKKKRQHDGRLQRPTKKQKRKQLRDYNSDSESEEAQEFDAVNLLDSDDDIHNAKVDDVGDSENEVSSSEDEGAVPNKPLKKTTTNAKNARDSNPEAESDEEEEDDDDEGSDDDDEDGASTNKRKKSKRNDPSAFATSLSKILSTKLSSSKRSDPVLARSAAAHEASKAAVDSALESKAKKQMREQKKRAFEKGRVKDVLIATTNDTTGELETSTSEIMVTERRLRKVAQRGVVKLFNAVRAAQVKAIEAEKGVKKEGVIGMKKREEKVNEMSKKGFLELIASGGGGLKKGALEEA, from the coding sequence ATGGCCGGACCTGGaaacaaaaagaagagaCAACACGATGGTCGTCTACAAAGGCCcacaaagaagcaaaagagaaaacaactCCGAGATTACAACAGTGACTCTGAATCCGAGGAAGCGCAAGAGTTTGACGCTGTAAATCTGCTTGATTCCGACGACGATATTCACAATGCCAAGGTGGACGATGTTGGCGACTCCGAAAATGAAGTTTCAAGCTCAGAAGACGAGGGCGCGGTGCCAAATAAACCCCTGAAGAAGACAACAACAAACGCCAAGAATGCCAGAGACAGCAATCCAGAAGCCGAAtctgacgaagaggaagaggatgatgacgacgaaggctcagatgatgacgatgaggatggcgcTTCCACAAACAAACGCAAAAAGTCGAAGCGAAACGACCCCAGTGCCTTCGCAACATCGCTCTCCAAGATTCTCTCTACCAAACTATCATCGTCCAAGCGATCAGATCCTGTCCTCGCCCGAAGTGCCGCAGCCCACGAAGCCTCCAAGGCCGCTGTCGACAGCGCCTTAGAATCCAAGGCGAAAAAGCAGATGCGcgagcagaagaagcgagcTTTCGAGAAGGGCCGTGTGAAGGATGTTCTTATCGCAACCACAAACGACACCACTGGAGAGCTCGAGACATCGACATCGGAAATTATGGTGACAGAGAGGAGGCTACGAAAGGTTGCGCAGCGTGGTGTTGTCAAGCTGTTCAACGCCGTTCGTGCCGCACAAGTCAAGGctattgaagctgagaagggTGTGAAAAAGGAGGGTGTTATCGGTATGAAGAAGCGAGAGGAAAAGGTAAATGAGATGAGTAAGAAGGGATTCTTGGAATTGATCGCCTCAGGAGGCGGTGGGTTGAAAAAGGGAGCGCTGGAAGAGGCGTAA
- a CDS encoding hypothetical protein (EggNog:ENOG41) yields MSTHREGVNPLRPYYIPPTIGEAAETVNKSTPSPNPFPDGRHVTAAGERYASKARDILSDLEYNDYLGDTSPSMVQNVKDLIDELLWKYTSVLMAQPFEVAKTLLQVRNQDENAAYETPVEPETPKRQPSFHGSSMYGGFGDSDSEGEEPAYFTSHVPSTPSPSTPRGSHGRRAPSPAKKPNLPEHYLTLRRPDSILEVIGQLWGKEGAWGVWKGSNATFLYTVLQSLLENWGRSFLSAIFNVPDMGVREDIDRMIDIASPYPWASLFVAAAAAVATGLALSPLDLVRTRLIVTPSSNGQRRTLATLRNLPSYLCSSMLVLPTVLNSLIHPLITLSTPLVLRTQFMIDSHVSPMTFSIAKFVASSSAILLKLPIETVLRRGQVSVLSSHEYVQALSGPDQQFTTIVPPGRYEGTFGTMFHIVNEEGTHEVTSTKPAAAKKGKAKTKGVAATVYKGQGREGLWRGWKVNWWGLVGLWTASVVGHGGEGEF; encoded by the exons ATGTCGACTCACAGAGAAGGCGTCAATCCCTTGAGGCCGTACTATATCCCTCCCACAATTGGAGAAGCCGCCGAGACAGTCAATAAGTCGACCCCCAGCCCAAACCCATTCCCCGATGGACGACATGTGACTGCAGCTGGTGAAAGGTATGCCTCCAAAGCACGCGATATACTATCCGACCTCGAATACAATGATTACTTGGGCGATACCTCCCCGTCTATGGTCCAGAATGTCAAGGACCTTATCGACGAGCTGCTATGGAAGTACACCTCGGTGCTCATGGCCCAACCTTTCGAGGTAGCAAAGACATTGCTTCAGGTCCGGAACCAGGATGAAAATGCTGCATACGAAACCCCCGTTGAGCCGGAGACGCCTAAGAGGCAGCCCTCTTTCCACGGAAGCTCTATGTATGGTGGT TTTGGAGACTCAGACTCTGAAGGCGAGGAACCTGCCTATTTCACATCCCACGTACCATCGACTCCCAGTCCTTCGACTCCCAGAGGCTCACACGGTCGACGAGCTCCCTCTCCTGCGAAGAAACCGAATCTTCCGGAACATTACCTCACACTTCGCCGACCAGACTCGATTCTTGAAGTGATCGGGCAGCTATGGGGAAAAGAAGGTGCTTGGGGTGTATGGAAGGGATCAAATGCGACATTTCTCTATACAGTATTGCAGTCGCTGCTGGAAAACTGGGGTAGAAGTTTTCTCAGTGCGATCTTCAATGTCCCGGACATGGGCGTTAGAGAGGACATCGACCGCATGATCGATATCGCCTCGCCTTATCCTTGGGCGTCGCTCTTTGTTGCCGCTGCAGCTGCCGTGGCTACAGGCCTCGCCCTCTCGCCATTAGACTTGGTGCGAACTAG ACTTATCGTTACTCCGAGCTCCAACGGCCAGCGCAGGACGCTAGCCACCCTCAGAAACCTCCCCTCATACCTGTGCTCGTCGATGCTAGTACTGCCAACCGTCCTTAACTCCCTGATCCACCCTCTTATCACTCTCTCAACACCCCTGGTTCTCCGAACTCAGTTTATGATCGACAGCCATGTCTCGCCAATGACCTTCTCTATCGCCAAATTTGTCGCCTCATCATCTGCAATCCTGCTCAAGCTTCCCATTGAGACTGTCCTTCGACGTGGTCAGGTCTCGGTTCTGTCAAGCCACGAATATGTGCAAGCACTTAGCGGTCCTGACCAACAATTTACAACTATTGTCCCCCCAGGACGTTATGAAGGCACTTTTGGCACCATGTTCCATATCGTGAATGAAGAGGGAACTCACGAGGTCACCAGCACGAAACCGGCCGCAGCAAAGAAAGGCAAGGCTAAGACTAAGGGCGTTGCCGCCACAGTCTACAAGGGCCAGGGTCGCGAGGGGCTCTGGAGAGGCTGGAAGGTTAACTGGTGGGGACTGGTTGGTCTCTGGACTGCCAGTGTGGTTGGCCATGGTGGAGAAGGCGAGTTCTAA
- the YAH1 gene encoding mitochondrial matrix iron-sulfur protein (EggNog:ENOG41) codes for MSASRSFATCLAKLSATAPRTIQLMRLGQNVLSQKAKGRSSTISRFTRFSPVSHRAFTTTTQRRHGHIDPPKPGEELYVTFIEKDGTENKFAVSEGDNLLDIAQANDLEMEGACGGSCACSTCHVIVADDAYFDKMPEPEDDENDMLDLAFGLTETSRLGCQVKMTKELDGLVVKLPSMTRNLQASDFS; via the exons ATGTCTGCGTCACGATCCTTTGCGACTTGCTTGGCCAAGCTCTCGGCTACGGCACCTCGAACAATACAGTTGATGCGACTTGGTCAGAATGTACTGTCTCAGAAAGCCAAGGGTCGATCTTCTACAATCTCTCGATTTACTCGCTTCTCGCCTGTTTCCCATAGAGCATTTACTACCACGACGCAACGGCGCCATGGACATATTGACCCCCCGAAGCCCGGTGAGGA ACTTTATGTCACATTCATCGAGAAGGACGGCACAGAGAACAAGTTTGCTGTTTCGGAAGGGGACAACCTTCTCGATATCGCCCAAGCAAACGATCTAGAGATGGAGGGCGCATGCGGAGGATCTTGCGCCTGCTCGACATGCCATGTTATCGTTGCCGACGACGCATATTTCGACAAGATGCCCGAACCcgaggatgacgagaacGACATGCTGGACCTGGCCTTTGGACTCACCGAGACGAGTCGATTGGGCTGCCAAGTTAAGATGACCAAGGAGCTAGACGGCCTAGTGGTGAAGCTGCCATCCATGACGAGGAACCTGCAAGCGAGCGACTTCAGTTAA